A window of Tautonia plasticadhaerens contains these coding sequences:
- a CDS encoding M48 family metallopeptidase, translating to MKILVRSVALVCLGGAAILVRIEGDRHRHRYASPRALAGREARLVAATGTETDRGPEVAEAGPVGSTPGVGGVPSGPIRPDQPVAGTEAPGRSSAVPGRDSPSHGPVALPGVPAPGPPGASVRGPSGLAVETRADDAAPIVPEGAIPLPFEPRNAGEVAVVNPPGDRPEFSSINPATLMSDGERDALGRAVHALVLESLLVFRGGPLQDRVERLAAPLVTSTERNGPGIRIFLVESDGVFAFAHVGGYLYVSRGVFALAASDSELQFVVGHELGHLELGHCLGAVDRSKDGPGPAGRAFSGLVDAGSVAEEREADRWAYDALLGLGRSRRECLGFLMRLEGYARSRGIGLDPGDPEANGSPGPRAFEEAYCPAPGVSDRVRSLLHRPSG from the coding sequence ATGAAAATCCTCGTGCGATCGGTCGCGTTGGTCTGCCTCGGCGGGGCGGCCATCCTCGTTCGCATCGAAGGCGACCGCCACCGGCATCGTTACGCCTCGCCCCGGGCACTGGCCGGTCGGGAGGCGAGGCTCGTCGCCGCGACCGGGACGGAGACCGATCGCGGCCCGGAGGTCGCCGAGGCCGGACCGGTGGGATCGACGCCCGGGGTCGGCGGGGTGCCGAGCGGGCCGATCCGCCCGGACCAGCCCGTAGCCGGGACTGAGGCCCCGGGGCGCTCCTCGGCGGTCCCCGGCCGGGACTCCCCCTCGCACGGGCCCGTGGCCCTCCCGGGCGTCCCGGCCCCGGGTCCTCCCGGCGCCTCGGTACGTGGCCCCTCGGGCCTCGCCGTCGAGACGAGGGCCGACGACGCGGCCCCGATCGTCCCGGAGGGGGCCATTCCCCTCCCCTTCGAGCCGAGGAATGCGGGGGAGGTGGCCGTGGTCAACCCGCCCGGCGACCGGCCGGAGTTCTCCTCGATCAACCCCGCCACCCTGATGAGCGACGGCGAACGGGACGCCCTCGGCCGGGCGGTCCACGCCCTGGTCCTCGAATCCCTCCTGGTTTTCCGGGGCGGCCCGCTCCAGGACCGCGTCGAGCGGCTCGCCGCGCCGCTCGTGACGTCCACGGAACGAAATGGACCCGGTATTCGGATCTTCCTGGTCGAGTCCGACGGGGTCTTCGCCTTCGCTCACGTTGGAGGATATCTCTACGTGAGCCGAGGCGTGTTCGCCCTGGCGGCGAGCGACTCGGAGTTGCAGTTCGTCGTCGGCCACGAGCTGGGGCATCTGGAACTCGGCCACTGCCTGGGAGCGGTCGATCGCAGCAAGGACGGACCGGGACCGGCCGGACGAGCGTTCTCGGGCCTCGTCGACGCGGGGTCGGTCGCCGAGGAGCGGGAGGCCGACCGCTGGGCGTACGACGCCCTCCTCGGGCTGGGGCGGTCGAGGCGGGAATGCCTCGGGTTCCTGATGCGGCTGGAGGGCTACGCCCGGTCCCGGGGGATCGGGCTGGACCCCGGTGATCCCGAGGCCAACGGGTCGCCCGGGCCCCGGGCCTTCGAGGAGGCGTATTGCCCCGCACCGGGGGTCTCCGATCGGGTCCGAAGCCTCCTGCACCGGCCGTCGGGATGA
- a CDS encoding FHA domain-containing protein: MAPDRSWIIGADPGCDLVVDRPTVSGRHCRLERIGGGYRVEDLGSTNGTFVNGRLINRLTPVSMPDAITLGLGVPMPWPVDEREDDARSVIRIGRDPDNDVVLDEAVVSGRHARILLGGRGAVIEDLGSSNGTSLNAPGRRIDRAPLSASDVVYFGSLAVPAARLLSSGPPPIGEPGGADRPRLTLSAPAMVLGRGSDCDRVLDEPTISEHHARIWRSGGSAYLEDLGSSNGTFLNGRRLGRRPVTVRTGDVIGLGSCEFAASIEHDPARRSSPGRVVVEARGVGVDLGRSTVIDGVSMRLGPSALVGLMGPSGSGKTTLLRALVGDTRPSRGAVLYNGVDVHEHDGGARRGIGYVPQDDVVHRELTVGQALRFSGRLRMPGGANGPEVERRVRSVLGRLGLSDTERVPIGPAEGGGISGGQRKRVNLAIELLADPAALMLDEPTSGLSSEDALMVMRLLRRLADEGRTVFLTIHQPGLDAFRLLDDLAVIARDAGSGRPGRLAYYGPAYPGALEFFEPDAKPGVPPSSDEILRALPRQPADAWADRFARSVPPVEFASSPSGRPPEPPGVPPTAADRLRHAASQWYTLVCRNLAIKAADRGNTLALLTQAPVIAILIVLVFGRGAAAETTGESWPEVSKMVGSTTFVLGLSALWFGCSGAIREIVGERAVYRRERMSGLGLGPYLASKFTVLGAIGLVQSVVLLAVVHAGSGLRGPLLPMFGLLLLSALVGVAIGLAISAASRTTEVAIALVPLILLPLLLLGGSLRPRHDLPTPIRQASDLIPARWAYEGLLTLEAGRRPTWRPPASVDLPGRRPGPTPEIRDMAEHSFPGRTERMGPRASALALATMLVALCGLIALILRSRDGA, from the coding sequence GTGGCCCCCGACCGCTCCTGGATCATCGGCGCCGACCCCGGTTGCGACCTCGTGGTCGACCGCCCGACCGTCTCCGGCCGGCACTGCCGCCTCGAACGGATCGGCGGCGGCTACCGGGTCGAGGACCTGGGCTCGACCAACGGGACGTTCGTCAACGGCCGGCTCATCAATCGCCTCACCCCCGTCTCAATGCCCGACGCGATCACGCTCGGGCTGGGGGTCCCCATGCCCTGGCCGGTCGACGAGAGGGAGGACGACGCCCGGTCCGTCATCCGGATCGGGAGGGACCCGGACAACGACGTCGTCCTCGACGAGGCGGTCGTCTCCGGCCGGCACGCCCGGATCCTCCTCGGCGGCCGAGGGGCCGTGATCGAGGATCTCGGCTCCTCCAACGGCACCTCGCTCAATGCCCCGGGCCGCCGGATCGACCGGGCGCCGCTCTCCGCATCCGACGTGGTCTACTTCGGGTCCCTCGCCGTCCCCGCCGCCCGACTGCTAAGCTCGGGGCCGCCGCCGATCGGGGAGCCGGGCGGGGCAGACCGCCCCCGGCTCACCCTGTCGGCGCCCGCGATGGTGCTCGGCCGGGGATCGGACTGCGACCGGGTGCTCGACGAGCCGACGATCTCCGAGCACCACGCCCGGATCTGGCGGTCGGGGGGCTCGGCCTACCTGGAGGATCTCGGCTCCTCGAACGGCACCTTCCTCAACGGTCGGCGGCTCGGCCGGAGGCCGGTGACGGTCCGGACCGGCGACGTGATCGGCCTGGGGAGCTGCGAGTTCGCCGCGTCGATCGAGCACGACCCGGCCCGGCGATCGTCGCCCGGCCGGGTCGTCGTGGAGGCCCGAGGCGTAGGCGTCGACCTCGGCCGCTCGACCGTGATCGACGGGGTCTCGATGCGGCTCGGCCCCTCCGCGCTCGTCGGCCTGATGGGCCCCAGCGGCTCGGGCAAGACGACCCTGCTCCGGGCTCTGGTCGGCGACACCCGGCCGTCGAGGGGGGCGGTCCTCTACAATGGCGTCGACGTGCACGAGCACGACGGGGGGGCCCGCCGGGGGATCGGATATGTCCCCCAGGACGATGTCGTCCACCGCGAGCTGACCGTGGGCCAGGCCCTCCGCTTCTCGGGCCGGCTCCGGATGCCGGGCGGGGCGAACGGGCCGGAGGTCGAGCGTCGGGTCCGGTCGGTCCTCGGCCGGCTCGGCCTCTCGGACACGGAGCGCGTGCCCATCGGCCCTGCCGAGGGAGGGGGGATCAGCGGGGGGCAACGCAAGCGGGTCAACCTGGCGATCGAGCTGCTCGCCGACCCGGCCGCCTTGATGCTGGACGAGCCGACCTCGGGGCTGTCATCCGAGGACGCGTTGATGGTCATGCGACTCCTGCGCCGACTGGCCGACGAGGGGAGGACGGTCTTCCTGACGATCCACCAGCCCGGGCTCGACGCCTTCCGACTGCTGGACGACCTCGCCGTGATCGCCCGGGACGCCGGATCCGGCCGCCCCGGGCGGCTGGCCTACTACGGCCCAGCCTACCCCGGGGCCCTCGAATTCTTCGAGCCGGACGCGAAGCCCGGCGTCCCCCCTTCGTCGGACGAGATCCTCCGCGCCCTGCCCCGGCAGCCGGCCGACGCCTGGGCCGACCGATTCGCCCGATCCGTCCCCCCGGTCGAATTCGCCTCATCCCCGTCCGGGAGACCGCCCGAGCCCCCGGGGGTGCCCCCGACGGCAGCCGATCGCCTCCGGCACGCGGCCTCACAGTGGTACACGCTCGTATGCCGGAATCTGGCGATCAAGGCCGCCGACCGCGGGAACACCCTGGCCTTGCTGACCCAGGCCCCGGTCATCGCCATCCTGATCGTCCTGGTGTTCGGCCGGGGGGCGGCGGCCGAGACGACCGGGGAATCCTGGCCGGAGGTCTCGAAGATGGTCGGATCGACGACCTTCGTCCTCGGCCTCTCGGCCCTCTGGTTCGGCTGCTCCGGGGCGATCCGGGAGATCGTCGGCGAGCGGGCGGTCTATCGTCGAGAGCGGATGTCCGGGCTGGGACTCGGCCCGTATCTCGCCTCGAAGTTCACCGTCCTCGGGGCGATCGGCCTGGTGCAGAGCGTGGTGCTGCTGGCCGTCGTCCACGCGGGGAGCGGGCTCCGGGGGCCGTTGCTCCCGATGTTCGGGCTCTTGCTGCTCTCGGCCCTGGTCGGGGTGGCGATCGGGCTGGCGATCTCGGCCGCGAGCCGGACGACCGAGGTGGCGATCGCCCTGGTGCCGCTGATCCTCCTGCCGCTCCTGCTGCTCGGCGGCTCGCTCCGTCCCCGGCACGACCTCCCGACGCCGATCCGGCAGGCCTCCGACCTGATCCCCGCCCGATGGGCCTATGAGGGCCTGCTGACGCTCGAAGCCGGGCGCCGACCGACCTGGAGGCCTCCCGCATCCGTCGACCTTCCCGGCCGACGTCCGGGCCCCACGCCCGAGATCCGGGACATGGCCGAACATTCCTTCCCGGGCCGGACGGAACGCATGGGCCCCCGGGCCTCGGCGCTCGCGTTGGCGACGATGCTGGTGGCCCTCTGCGGCCTCATCGCCCTCATCCTCCGATCCCGGGACGGAGCATGA
- a CDS encoding FHA domain-containing protein, whose amino-acid sequence MNHGDPLGNRPRQGRAATTLESVEEIRARILGGRPPATRREGPPDPPRIPEPPGDDTRPFRPSIRPPIALLRVLDDGDQEGQDLRIRSSPFVIGRSEGDLLIPHDPGISGRHVELSRAFEDGAHRWLLRDLQSTNGTFVRVSHSQLRDDQELLIGGIRLRFSTAVPGASTASTAADRPGATRKWDAPGRPPASVAAMVVLTPGGDGPRLPISGDEAWIGRDPSACSVVLDDPMVSPRHARVARDARGRWTIHNERSLNGLWLRIREIDLIRGGQFQCGEQRFLVRIP is encoded by the coding sequence ATGAACCACGGAGATCCCCTGGGAAACCGACCCCGCCAGGGTCGGGCCGCGACCACCCTGGAGTCCGTCGAGGAGATCCGCGCCCGGATCCTCGGCGGCCGGCCCCCCGCCACCCGGCGCGAGGGGCCGCCCGACCCGCCCCGGATCCCCGAGCCCCCCGGCGACGACACCCGTCCCTTCCGCCCCTCGATCCGGCCGCCGATCGCCCTGCTCCGGGTCCTCGACGACGGCGACCAGGAGGGGCAGGACCTCCGCATCCGCTCCTCGCCCTTCGTGATCGGCCGGTCGGAGGGGGACCTCCTCATCCCCCACGACCCAGGCATCTCCGGCCGTCACGTCGAGCTCTCCAGGGCCTTCGAGGACGGGGCGCATCGCTGGCTCCTCCGGGACCTGCAGAGCACCAACGGCACCTTCGTCCGCGTCTCGCATTCCCAGCTCCGGGACGACCAGGAGCTGCTCATCGGCGGGATCCGGCTCCGGTTCTCGACGGCAGTCCCCGGGGCCTCGACCGCGTCGACCGCGGCCGACCGGCCCGGCGCGACCCGGAAATGGGACGCCCCCGGCCGCCCCCCGGCCTCGGTCGCCGCGATGGTCGTGCTCACCCCGGGGGGGGACGGCCCCCGGCTCCCGATCTCGGGGGACGAGGCGTGGATCGGCCGCGACCCCTCGGCCTGCTCGGTCGTGCTCGACGACCCGATGGTCAGCCCCCGACACGCCCGGGTCGCCCGGGACGCCCGGGGCCGCTGGACGATCCACAATGAGCGGTCCCTCAACGGGCTCTGGCTCCGGATCCGGGAGATCGACCTGATTCGGGGCGGGCAGTTCCAGTGCGGCGAGCAGCGCTTCCTCGTGCGGATCCCCTGA
- a CDS encoding protein kinase domain-containing protein: MPAAPGGLVGLTLSGGRYEVLGLLGEGGMGQVYRARDANLQADVVIKVPHRAMQDDPEFVRRFRDEIRALVALVHPHVVRITDVGSHGDLTFAVMQYLAGGSLDGRCRGGPDGRRLPQPAGGVASWMGPVAEAIDHVHALGYIHRDVKPANILFDARGYPYLGDFGVIKAAESVSPGGGAGLTGTGMVLGTPHYMAPELIMGEPIDGRIDQYALGITVYEALAGRRPFEAEAATAVLVQQTTHQPPPLHGARPDLPASTCEAVHRAMAKDPSDRFPTCSEFARVVRASLGLVPPADSVRPAPAGRGPLKVSCPSCGRRLAAPSEAIGRKVRCPSCRHSYVLGGGGDGPAAHPGPPRGDTIEISPASARWTRPEGIAGSSPAAAPTAGFPVGDRDGAGEIDLEVPAPPGPPGRPGGRARVLIGALVASACVALAAGALVLRPGPGLAEDDPGGRASVLPGVPDPVPDPNPVPPLALLPTVEARPIPSGSPAQERAGSGPEPGPAGSEPEPLPDPEPFPPPPPPELAEPPAGEPSPEPVGAPDPGTEPGPPPAPGVVRDVPIGRLLDVPESFDGLSVIPSGYFQIGPTVRRRPDGEYATYLVAQPGGEICSRGGGPEGGPGPDFVLDPGLADALARELAGSGRTPAACIPRFEVREAGRGRWVASIVQLTVASFGSFESLYYFGDLNNTNSIALRDSVDVVLLDRSRRLQGSSPASEWEGRIGEVASGRAKTRMRQRLRDYWAQLKKMQLGAGAQQALQHGLIQGQRNQQGYDNLIQQMFGGR; the protein is encoded by the coding sequence ATGCCTGCGGCTCCCGGCGGCCTGGTCGGCCTGACGCTCTCGGGCGGTCGGTACGAGGTCCTCGGCCTGCTCGGCGAGGGGGGCATGGGCCAGGTCTATCGCGCCCGGGACGCGAACCTCCAGGCCGACGTGGTCATCAAGGTGCCGCACCGGGCGATGCAGGACGACCCGGAGTTCGTCCGGCGGTTCCGAGACGAGATCCGGGCGCTGGTCGCGCTGGTCCACCCGCACGTCGTCCGGATCACCGACGTCGGCTCGCACGGCGACCTCACCTTCGCGGTGATGCAGTACCTCGCCGGCGGGAGCCTCGACGGGCGATGCCGGGGCGGGCCGGACGGCCGTCGGCTGCCGCAGCCGGCCGGCGGGGTCGCCTCCTGGATGGGGCCGGTCGCCGAGGCGATCGACCACGTCCACGCCCTGGGGTACATCCACCGAGACGTGAAGCCGGCGAACATCCTGTTCGACGCCCGGGGGTATCCCTACCTCGGCGACTTCGGGGTGATCAAGGCGGCCGAGTCCGTCTCCCCCGGGGGCGGGGCCGGGCTGACCGGCACCGGCATGGTGCTCGGGACGCCCCATTACATGGCCCCCGAGCTGATCATGGGGGAGCCGATCGACGGCCGGATCGACCAGTATGCCCTGGGGATCACCGTGTACGAGGCCCTCGCCGGCCGTCGGCCGTTCGAGGCCGAGGCGGCGACCGCCGTCCTCGTCCAGCAGACCACCCATCAGCCGCCTCCCCTCCACGGCGCCCGCCCGGACCTGCCCGCCTCGACCTGCGAGGCCGTCCACCGGGCGATGGCCAAGGACCCTTCGGATCGATTCCCGACCTGTTCCGAGTTCGCCCGGGTCGTCCGGGCTTCCCTGGGCCTCGTCCCCCCGGCCGACTCGGTCCGGCCGGCCCCGGCCGGTCGGGGGCCGCTGAAGGTCTCCTGCCCCTCGTGCGGCCGTCGCCTGGCCGCCCCGTCGGAGGCGATCGGCCGGAAGGTGCGTTGCCCCTCCTGCCGCCACTCCTACGTGCTCGGCGGGGGGGGCGACGGGCCGGCCGCCCACCCCGGTCCCCCCCGGGGCGACACGATCGAGATCAGCCCCGCCTCGGCCCGGTGGACCCGCCCGGAGGGTATCGCGGGCTCCTCGCCGGCGGCGGCCCCAACCGCCGGCTTCCCGGTCGGCGACCGGGACGGGGCCGGCGAGATCGACCTGGAGGTCCCCGCCCCCCCCGGGCCCCCGGGCCGTCCGGGAGGGCGGGCTCGGGTGCTCATCGGGGCGCTCGTCGCCTCGGCCTGCGTCGCCCTCGCCGCCGGGGCCCTCGTCCTGCGACCGGGGCCCGGCCTCGCCGAGGACGACCCGGGCGGCCGGGCCTCCGTCCTCCCCGGGGTCCCGGACCCGGTCCCGGATCCGAATCCGGTGCCCCCCCTCGCCCTTCTCCCGACCGTGGAGGCCCGGCCTATCCCGTCGGGCTCCCCGGCGCAGGAGCGGGCCGGGTCGGGACCGGAGCCGGGACCGGCCGGATCGGAACCGGAGCCCCTTCCGGATCCGGAGCCGTTCCCCCCTCCTCCACCGCCGGAGTTGGCCGAGCCCCCGGCCGGGGAACCGTCCCCGGAGCCCGTCGGGGCCCCGGACCCGGGGACCGAGCCGGGGCCTCCGCCGGCCCCCGGGGTCGTCCGGGACGTGCCGATCGGACGGCTCCTCGACGTCCCCGAGTCGTTCGACGGCCTCTCGGTCATCCCGAGCGGTTACTTCCAGATCGGCCCGACGGTCCGCCGCCGCCCCGACGGGGAGTATGCGACCTACCTGGTCGCCCAGCCCGGCGGCGAGATCTGTTCCCGGGGGGGAGGTCCCGAGGGCGGGCCGGGCCCCGACTTCGTGCTCGACCCCGGGCTGGCCGACGCGCTGGCCCGGGAGCTGGCCGGTTCGGGACGGACCCCCGCCGCGTGCATCCCCAGGTTCGAGGTCCGGGAGGCGGGACGGGGCCGGTGGGTGGCCTCGATCGTCCAGCTCACGGTCGCGAGTTTCGGCAGCTTCGAATCCCTCTATTACTTCGGCGACCTGAATAACACCAATTCGATCGCGCTGAGGGACTCGGTCGACGTGGTCCTGCTCGATCGTTCCCGACGCCTCCAGGGGTCCTCCCCCGCCTCGGAGTGGGAGGGGAGGATCGGCGAGGTCGCCTCGGGCCGGGCCAAGACCCGGATGCGGCAGCGGCTCCGCGACTACTGGGCCCAACTCAAGAAGATGCAGCTCGGCGCCGGGGCCCAGCAGGCCCTCCAGCATGGGCTCATCCAGGGGCAGAGGAACCAGCAGGGATACGACAACCTGATCCAGCAGATGTTTGGCGGCCGTTGA
- a CDS encoding DUF1501 domain-containing protein, protein MPAPPCPGPIRRREFLRLGTLALGGLGLSDLLAARAGSGGGDPDTSVILFWMWGGPSQFETWDPKPDAPLEIRGPFRPIPTDVPGMDLCELFPRQARLGDRIALVRSLHHSMSAHNDGSIELLTGKTPTRPDPTSTALSEHPDFGMVASRVRGHRPDGMPRYVGIPRQPFMTRPTYLGVSHGAFGTGDPSAEDFRPPALTLAGGLDGSRLEDRKSLKSQFDRMRRGLEAGADEVASPFHDSAFQMLTNPTVASAFDLSREDDRLRDRYGRHLWGQACLLARRLAESGSTVITIDALAPTLSDRYFSWDDHINVQTRWDLADAMRYRAPFMDQALSALIEDVYARGLDRKVMIVAAGEFGRTPRLVRADGLIGRDHWPDAMTALLSGGGLRTGQVVGSTNRRGEYPEDRPLTPQDLLATIYRHLGIDPRSEFVDRTGRPLPILPHGEPIRELC, encoded by the coding sequence ATGCCCGCACCGCCCTGCCCCGGCCCGATCCGGCGACGCGAATTCCTGAGGCTCGGCACGCTGGCCCTGGGGGGGCTGGGCCTGTCCGACCTGCTCGCCGCCCGGGCGGGATCGGGGGGGGGCGACCCGGACACTTCGGTCATCCTCTTCTGGATGTGGGGAGGCCCGAGCCAGTTCGAGACGTGGGACCCCAAGCCGGATGCCCCTCTGGAGATCCGGGGGCCGTTCCGGCCGATCCCGACCGACGTGCCGGGGATGGACCTCTGCGAGCTCTTCCCGAGGCAGGCGAGGCTGGGGGACAGGATCGCGCTGGTGCGGTCGCTGCACCATTCGATGTCGGCCCACAACGACGGCTCGATCGAGCTGCTCACCGGGAAAACCCCGACCCGGCCCGACCCGACCTCGACCGCCCTCTCGGAGCACCCCGACTTCGGCATGGTGGCCAGCCGGGTGCGTGGGCATCGGCCCGACGGCATGCCCCGATACGTGGGGATCCCCCGGCAGCCGTTCATGACCCGACCGACGTACCTCGGGGTGTCGCATGGGGCGTTCGGCACGGGGGACCCGTCGGCCGAGGACTTCCGCCCCCCTGCCCTGACGCTGGCCGGGGGGCTGGACGGCAGCCGCCTGGAGGACCGAAAGTCCCTGAAGTCGCAGTTCGACCGGATGAGGAGGGGCCTGGAGGCCGGGGCCGACGAGGTCGCCTCCCCCTTCCACGACTCCGCGTTCCAGATGCTGACCAACCCGACGGTGGCCTCGGCCTTCGACCTCTCCCGGGAGGACGACCGCCTCCGAGACCGCTACGGGCGGCACCTCTGGGGGCAGGCCTGCCTGCTGGCCCGTCGGCTGGCCGAGTCGGGCTCGACGGTCATCACCATCGACGCCCTGGCCCCGACGCTCTCCGACCGGTACTTCAGCTGGGACGACCACATCAACGTGCAGACACGGTGGGACCTGGCCGACGCGATGAGGTATCGCGCCCCGTTCATGGACCAGGCCCTCTCGGCGCTGATCGAGGACGTATACGCGCGGGGCCTGGACCGCAAGGTGATGATCGTGGCCGCGGGGGAGTTCGGCCGGACCCCCCGGCTGGTCCGGGCCGACGGGCTGATCGGCCGCGACCACTGGCCGGACGCCATGACGGCCCTGCTCAGCGGGGGGGGGCTGCGGACGGGCCAGGTGGTCGGGTCGACGAACCGGAGGGGGGAATACCCGGAGGATCGGCCGCTGACCCCCCAGGACCTGCTGGCGACGATCTACCGGCACCTGGGGATCGACCCCCGCTCGGAGTTCGTGGACCGCACCGGGAGGCCGTTGCCGATCCTCCCCCACGGGGAGCCGATCCGGGAGCTTTGCTAG